In one window of Tachypleus tridentatus isolate NWPU-2018 chromosome 2, ASM421037v1, whole genome shotgun sequence DNA:
- the LOC143245275 gene encoding uncharacterized protein LOC143245275 — protein MVNLYKRRLLGLATGLVLVALSHCQPLDGDTAAVKQKKFKPEFVTPKVQVSLSCKPDEIVVTMNFTEPFNGVAHAGDKESPCKLRGSGDTNYILNVPLTSCGTRHEQSSGNFINTLTIRFHPSLELEGDEIKTIICKFRTGSINVG, from the exons ATGGTTAACTTGTACAAAAGGAGACTTTTAGGCTTAGCAACAGGGTTG GTACTTGTAGCTTTATCGCACTGTCAGCCACTAGATGGAGACACTGCAgcagttaaacaaaaaaaatttaaacctgAGTTTGTCACACCGAAAGTTCAAG TTTCTCTATCGTGCAAACCTGATGAAATCGTGGTGACCATGAACTTTACGGAACCTTTTAACGGGGTGGCGCACGCTGGCGACAAAGAAAGTCCGTGCAAACTGAGAGGCAGTGGAGACACAAACTACATTCTCAATGTACCATTGACATCATGTGGAACAAGACACGAG CAATCATCGGGTAATTTTATCAACACATTAACCATCCGTTTCCATCCTTCGCTGGAACTAGAAGGAGACGAGAttaaaacaatcatttgtaaATTTCGCACTGGATCCATCAACGTGGGATAA